A genomic region of Cyanobacteriota bacterium contains the following coding sequences:
- a CDS encoding DevA family ABC transporter ATP-binding protein, which produces MNQQPVIALNCVNHYYGSGNLRKQILFEVTTQIYPGEVVIMTGPSGSGKTTLLTLIGALRSTQEGSLKVLGQELHNAPRHQLVKIRRNIGYIFQAHNLLNSLTARQNVQMSLELHPEISSTQAKRQAEAMLEAVGLGDHINYYPKELSGGQKQRVAIARALASHPKIVLADEPTAALDKKSGRDVVEIMQKLAKQQGCTILLVTHDNRILDIADRIIHMEDGRLSALEAIATRLS; this is translated from the coding sequence ATGAACCAACAACCTGTGATCGCTCTAAATTGTGTCAATCATTACTATGGCTCTGGCAATCTACGCAAACAAATCTTATTTGAGGTGACAACACAGATTTACCCTGGTGAAGTTGTGATTATGACTGGGCCATCCGGGTCTGGTAAGACGACGCTATTGACCCTGATTGGTGCATTGCGATCAACCCAGGAGGGCAGTTTGAAGGTACTAGGGCAAGAATTACACAATGCTCCACGCCATCAGTTAGTAAAAATACGCCGTAACATTGGCTACATATTCCAAGCCCATAACCTACTCAATTCCCTTACAGCTCGGCAAAATGTACAGATGTCTCTAGAACTGCACCCAGAAATCTCATCCACACAGGCGAAGCGCCAAGCCGAAGCCATGCTAGAGGCTGTAGGGTTAGGCGATCACATCAACTACTACCCAAAGGAGCTTTCTGGGGGACAAAAGCAACGAGTAGCGATCGCTCGCGCCCTAGCTAGCCATCCTAAGATTGTGCTAGCCGATGAACCTACCGCTGCCCTGGATAAAAAATCAGGTCGGGATGTCGTAGAAATCATGCAGAAACTAGCCAAGCAGCAGGGCTGTACCATTCTTCTAGTCACCCACGACAACCGTATTTTGGACATAGCTGACCGCATTATCCACATGGAAGATGGGCGGCTTTCAGCACTAGAGGCGATCGCCACGAGACTCTCGTAG